In the Bacillus shivajii genome, one interval contains:
- a CDS encoding oxidoreductase, whose product MGCEAVFQETQVKSLSMRSRVIMGSMHVGLEGLDNGIEKLTEFYKARARHHVGLIVTGGAAVNPEGSGGLDFMTIYEEEDVKRWKPLTDGVHEEGGAIALQLFHAGRYAYKALTKYDPVAPSPIQSPINPDQPVEMTEEDIVRTIHEFAEGARRAKEAGFDAVEIMGSEGYLINQFTSPVTNKRSDQWGGSFENRISFSLKITEAVRGAVGPDYPVFFRMSGLDLIENSTTEEETIKWAQALEHAGADVLNVGIGWHESRVPTISMKVPRMKFVPIAENIRQNVSIPVVASNRINDPRDANKILQKGTVDFVSMARPFLADEKILSKAFEDRYDEINTCIACNQACLDHVFEGQPASCLVNPVAGRETELKVIPTTQKKKILIVGAGPAGLEVARVAAERGHDVTLVDEKEEIGGQLNYSKRIPGKQEFYETLRYYNVQLELLGVTVRLNKRIDANDPLVQEADEIILATGIVPRTPEIKGIESSNTVSYRDVFEEKANVGEKVTIIGGGGIACDLALFLKEKGVKEITLLQRSKSFARGIGKTTRWATIMEVRQKGVKMIGGIDHYEEINDTTVTFNVNGEKQTLKANTVILAAGQLVNNQLLSELEGNGHHVRIIGGAKHAHGLDAKRAIYEGAVVAREL is encoded by the coding sequence ATGGGTTGTGAAGCAGTTTTTCAAGAGACGCAAGTGAAATCTTTATCGATGAGAAGCCGTGTAATCATGGGTTCTATGCATGTTGGCTTAGAGGGACTGGACAATGGCATAGAGAAGTTAACGGAGTTTTATAAAGCGCGTGCCCGGCACCACGTGGGGCTTATTGTTACAGGGGGTGCTGCCGTTAATCCAGAAGGCAGCGGTGGCTTAGACTTTATGACCATTTATGAAGAGGAAGATGTCAAACGTTGGAAACCGTTGACAGACGGTGTTCATGAGGAAGGCGGAGCGATTGCACTACAACTTTTTCACGCAGGAAGATATGCATACAAAGCATTGACGAAGTACGATCCAGTCGCCCCTTCTCCTATTCAATCACCTATTAACCCAGACCAACCAGTTGAAATGACAGAGGAAGATATCGTACGCACCATTCATGAGTTTGCTGAAGGGGCAAGAAGAGCGAAAGAGGCTGGATTTGATGCAGTAGAAATCATGGGGTCTGAAGGATACTTAATTAATCAATTCACTTCCCCTGTCACAAATAAACGCTCCGATCAATGGGGAGGCAGCTTCGAAAACAGGATTTCTTTTTCACTAAAAATTACAGAAGCTGTACGTGGAGCTGTAGGGCCTGATTATCCTGTCTTCTTCCGAATGTCAGGGCTAGACTTAATTGAAAATAGTACGACTGAAGAAGAAACGATTAAATGGGCACAAGCACTCGAACATGCTGGTGCAGATGTGCTAAATGTCGGGATCGGCTGGCACGAATCACGTGTACCGACGATATCTATGAAAGTCCCAAGAATGAAATTCGTTCCTATCGCTGAAAACATTAGACAAAACGTTTCGATTCCAGTCGTAGCTAGTAACCGAATTAACGATCCACGTGATGCTAATAAAATCTTACAAAAAGGAACCGTTGACTTCGTTTCAATGGCTCGCCCATTCTTAGCAGATGAAAAAATCTTGTCAAAAGCTTTCGAAGATCGGTATGACGAAATAAATACGTGTATCGCTTGTAATCAAGCTTGCCTCGATCACGTATTTGAAGGGCAACCTGCCTCTTGTCTTGTCAATCCCGTGGCAGGAAGAGAGACAGAATTGAAAGTAATCCCTACTACTCAAAAGAAAAAAATTCTTATCGTTGGGGCTGGTCCTGCTGGATTAGAAGTGGCAAGGGTCGCTGCAGAACGAGGCCATGACGTGACGCTTGTCGATGAAAAAGAGGAAATCGGTGGACAACTAAATTACTCAAAGAGAATCCCAGGTAAGCAAGAATTTTATGAGACGCTTCGTTATTATAACGTTCAACTCGAACTTCTTGGAGTTACGGTGCGATTAAATAAACGTATCGACGCAAACGACCCTCTCGTTCAAGAAGCAGATGAAATCATTTTAGCGACTGGAATTGTCCCTCGCACACCTGAAATTAAAGGGATTGAGTCGTCTAATACTGTTTCATACCGAGACGTTTTCGAAGAGAAAGCAAACGTTGGAGAAAAAGTGACGATCATCGGTGGAGGCGGCATCGCTTGTGACTTAGCTTTGTTTTTAAAAGAAAAAGGAGTGAAAGAAATTACTTTACTCCAACGTAGCAAGTCTTTTGCACGAGGAATCGGAAAAACGACGCGTTGGGCTACTATTATGGAAGTTCGCCAAAAAGGGGTAAAAATGATCGGTGGGATTGACCATTACGAAGAAATAAACGATACGACAGTCACGTTTAACGTAAATGGAGAAAAACAAACCCTAAAAGCTAACACTGTAATACTTGCTGCAGGTCAGCTCGTAAATAATCAATTATTGTCTGAGCTTGAAGGAAACGGCCACCATGTACGTATTATCGGCGGCGCAAAACACGCTCACGGATTAGATGCTAAACGTGCCATTTATGAAGGTGCCGTTGTCGCACGTGAACTATAA
- a CDS encoding enoyl-CoA hydratase/isomerase family protein, whose amino-acid sequence MTLKNKTVLYQVENSVARITMNRPEVKNAINKEMHEELYEAFQAARHDQSVRVIILTGTDGSFSSGADIKSIPIQELDSFDHGDYLEETYNQLLLLIDEIEKPIVAYINGTAVGAGLSLALACDFRYAEHDAKIALSFIQIGLTPDAGSSYFLPRLIGLGKALELSLGETITAEEALRIGLINQIGVPDEFIKKLTSVPLTAYSWMKHNMKAGMHLSLREVLDLEVEGQRASGMSNFHRKAVMQFVSGQK is encoded by the coding sequence ATGACGCTCAAAAATAAAACTGTTTTATATCAGGTTGAAAATTCTGTTGCTAGGATTACAATGAATAGACCTGAAGTAAAAAATGCGATTAATAAAGAGATGCACGAAGAACTTTACGAAGCCTTTCAAGCTGCCCGCCATGATCAAAGTGTTCGCGTCATCATTTTGACTGGAACTGATGGTTCATTTTCTAGCGGTGCAGATATTAAGAGCATCCCCATTCAAGAGCTGGATTCATTTGATCACGGAGACTACTTAGAAGAAACTTATAACCAACTTCTATTATTAATCGACGAAATTGAAAAGCCGATTGTAGCCTACATCAATGGTACAGCTGTCGGTGCAGGATTAAGTTTAGCTCTCGCTTGTGACTTTCGATATGCAGAGCATGATGCCAAAATCGCCTTAAGCTTTATCCAAATCGGATTAACCCCGGATGCTGGATCCTCATATTTCTTACCTCGATTAATTGGCTTAGGTAAAGCCCTTGAGTTATCACTTGGTGAGACGATTACGGCAGAGGAAGCATTACGTATTGGACTTATTAACCAAATCGGGGTACCAGATGAATTCATTAAAAAGTTAACGAGTGTGCCCCTTACTGCATACTCATGGATGAAGCATAATATGAAAGCAGGGATGCACCTCTCCTTAAGAGAAGTGCTTGACCTAGAAGTAGAAGGACAACGTGCTTCGGGTATGTCGAACTTTCACCGAAAAGCAGTCATGCAGTTTGTCAGTGGCCAAAAATAA
- the hemQ gene encoding hydrogen peroxide-dependent heme synthase, with the protein MSEAAKTLDGWYCLHDFRTVNWAEWKKLDTEEREQIIGEFLGLLEKWNVTEEKREGSHALYSILGQKADFMVMLLRPTMDELNELENAFNKTRFAEFTVPAYSYVSVVELSNYLPSDKDPNEDPEIQARLKPTLPKWQYVCFYPMDKRREGNDNWYMLSMDDRRSLMRSHGMIGRQYAGKVRQIITGSVGFDDWEWGVTLFAHDVLQFKKLVYEMRFDEVSARYGEFGSFYVGTILEQEKIKSFLHV; encoded by the coding sequence ATGAGTGAAGCAGCAAAAACGTTAGATGGATGGTACTGCCTTCATGATTTTCGTACTGTAAACTGGGCAGAATGGAAGAAGCTAGATACTGAAGAGCGCGAACAAATCATTGGTGAATTTTTAGGCCTTTTAGAAAAATGGAACGTAACAGAAGAAAAACGTGAAGGAAGCCATGCGCTTTATTCGATTTTAGGACAAAAAGCTGACTTCATGGTTATGTTATTACGTCCAACAATGGATGAGTTAAATGAACTTGAAAACGCATTTAACAAAACTCGTTTTGCTGAATTTACGGTTCCAGCTTATTCTTATGTTTCTGTCGTTGAACTAAGTAACTACTTACCTTCAGACAAAGATCCTAACGAAGATCCAGAAATTCAAGCACGACTGAAGCCAACATTACCGAAATGGCAATACGTTTGCTTTTATCCGATGGATAAGCGTCGTGAAGGAAACGATAACTGGTATATGTTATCCATGGATGATCGCCGCTCATTAATGAGAAGCCACGGCATGATTGGTCGTCAATATGCTGGAAAGGTCCGTCAAATCATTACTGGTTCTGTTGGTTTTGATGATTGGGAATGGGGCGTAACATTATTTGCGCACGACGTTTTACAATTTAAAAAGCTTGTCTACGAAATGCGTTTTGACGAAGTTAGTGCCCGCTACGGCGAATTCGGTTCATTCTATGTGGGGACGATCCTTGAACAAGAAAAAATCAAATCATTTTTACACGTTTAA
- a CDS encoding cell wall hydrolase, whose protein sequence is MAVIKTNENDIKLLARLMRAEAEGEGELGMLKAGNVMVNRVRVRCLDFEDINDVERMVYQSPGGFEATQKGYFYQRAREREKRLARKLVQGNRYGRAEFALWFFRPDAPCPEEWFGQPLVGQYKAHCFYQPIYADCPEAFGTY, encoded by the coding sequence GTGGCCGTTATTAAAACAAATGAAAATGATATAAAATTACTTGCTCGTTTAATGCGTGCTGAAGCTGAAGGTGAAGGCGAGTTAGGCATGCTAAAAGCTGGAAACGTTATGGTCAACCGTGTAAGAGTAAGATGCCTCGACTTTGAAGATATCAATGATGTTGAAAGAATGGTCTATCAGTCACCCGGAGGATTTGAAGCTACCCAAAAGGGTTACTTTTATCAACGCGCTAGAGAAAGGGAAAAAAGACTTGCGAGAAAACTTGTGCAAGGAAATCGATATGGGCGAGCTGAATTTGCACTTTGGTTTTTCCGTCCAGATGCCCCTTGTCCAGAAGAGTGGTTTGGGCAGCCGCTTGTTGGTCAATATAAAGCTCACTGCTTTTATCAACCTATCTATGCTGATTGTCCAGAAGCATTTGGTACTTATTAG
- the gerQ gene encoding spore coat protein GerQ, with product MYSGGQYSPYTGAYGANQFQQQSGQNFQGQYPGGFPPGAVVPQQHQLMQQQRQQPFFDMPGMLPVEQSYIENILRLNRGKVGTFYMTYEQNEKWNAKVFKGVVEAAGRDHIILSDPQTGKRYLLLMVNLDYVTFDEELEYEYPFNDIDPAEALATYPPR from the coding sequence ATGTATTCAGGAGGACAATATTCACCTTACACAGGAGCGTATGGCGCTAATCAATTCCAGCAGCAATCAGGACAAAATTTCCAAGGGCAGTACCCAGGAGGATTCCCACCTGGTGCAGTCGTTCCGCAACAGCATCAGCTTATGCAACAGCAACGTCAACAACCATTTTTTGATATGCCTGGCATGTTACCAGTTGAACAATCCTACATCGAAAATATTCTGCGCCTAAACCGAGGAAAAGTGGGTACGTTTTATATGACGTATGAACAAAATGAAAAATGGAATGCCAAAGTTTTTAAAGGGGTTGTTGAGGCCGCTGGTCGTGACCATATCATCTTAAGTGACCCCCAGACTGGAAAAAGATATTTATTACTCATGGTCAACTTAGACTATGTAACGTTCGATGAGGAGCTGGAATACGAATACCCGTTCAATGATATCGATCCTGCTGAAGCACTTGCAACATATCCACCTCGTTAA
- the gerQ gene encoding spore coat protein GerQ, with translation MYYYNQPYFPYANYAGYPTPHQYAQQPSQGQFQQPKVQENVNFDQGDQRFDTGGFNTSQEIEETEQKALQEDSEQKAKKLKIPCGSKRQMPVQPGQQQPTMPGQQFTLPQVPTNGMLPLELSFIENILRLNRGKNVRVYMTFEGRPDDAVRVFEGLVEEAGRDHIIISDPQTGEWFLLLMVYLDYIEFDEEIEYDYPFNDVDPADVL, from the coding sequence ATGTATTATTACAACCAACCTTATTTTCCATATGCAAATTATGCAGGTTATCCAACACCACATCAATATGCACAGCAGCCTTCACAAGGTCAATTTCAACAACCGAAAGTCCAAGAAAATGTGAATTTTGACCAAGGTGATCAACGATTTGATACAGGAGGTTTTAATACCTCCCAAGAAATCGAGGAAACGGAGCAAAAAGCATTACAAGAAGATAGTGAACAAAAAGCTAAGAAACTGAAAATCCCTTGCGGTAGTAAAAGACAAATGCCAGTTCAGCCAGGTCAACAACAACCAACGATGCCAGGTCAACAATTTACGTTGCCACAAGTACCTACAAACGGTATGCTTCCGCTAGAGCTATCTTTCATTGAAAACATCTTACGTTTAAATAGAGGAAAGAATGTACGTGTTTATATGACTTTTGAAGGCAGACCAGATGATGCTGTTCGAGTTTTTGAGGGGTTAGTAGAAGAAGCAGGGCGAGACCATATTATTATTAGTGATCCGCAAACAGGAGAATGGTTCCTGCTATTAATGGTTTATTTAGATTACATTGAGTTTGATGAGGAAATTGAGTACGACTATCCTTTTAATGACGTTGACCCTGCTGATGTATTGTAA
- a CDS encoding cell wall hydrolase — MAVIKANQEEVKMMARLMRAEAEGDGEMGMLTSGNVMVNRVRADCLDFENIKTVPQMVYQEPGGFEATLFGYFYQRAREKDIRLARKVIRGNRYAPADFSLWFFRPDGPCPEQWFGQWNTGRYKSHCFFSPTQSDCPSVYSTF; from the coding sequence ATGGCGGTTATTAAGGCGAATCAAGAAGAGGTAAAAATGATGGCTCGATTGATGCGTGCTGAGGCTGAAGGTGATGGTGAAATGGGAATGCTTACATCCGGGAATGTCATGGTCAATCGTGTCAGAGCTGACTGTTTAGATTTTGAAAACATTAAGACGGTTCCACAAATGGTTTATCAAGAACCAGGTGGATTTGAAGCGACGCTTTTTGGATATTTCTATCAAAGGGCTCGTGAAAAGGATATTCGTTTAGCCCGCAAAGTGATTAGAGGGAATCGGTATGCTCCAGCGGATTTTTCTTTATGGTTTTTCCGACCTGATGGTCCGTGCCCTGAACAATGGTTTGGGCAGTGGAACACGGGGAGATATAAATCCCATTGTTTCTTTAGCCCAACCCAATCAGATTGCCCAAGTGTATACTCAACTTTTTAA
- a CDS encoding DUF423 domain-containing protein → MKLFLMIGSLMAFLFVALGAFGAHALKPKLEATGHLETWNTGVQYHMIHSVAIIAVAILIQQLGASGLLYGAGWAFFIGILIFSGSLYVLSLTGISVLGAITPIGGLAFLAGWVMLFIAALSL, encoded by the coding sequence GTGAAATTATTTTTAATGATTGGCAGTCTCATGGCATTTTTATTTGTTGCTTTAGGTGCTTTTGGAGCCCATGCTTTAAAGCCTAAACTAGAGGCGACAGGACACCTTGAAACATGGAATACAGGTGTGCAGTACCATATGATCCATTCAGTCGCGATCATTGCTGTTGCTATTTTAATACAGCAGCTAGGAGCATCTGGCCTTTTATATGGCGCAGGCTGGGCGTTCTTTATCGGAATATTGATTTTCTCAGGAAGTTTGTACGTGTTAAGTTTAACAGGGATTAGTGTATTAGGCGCGATTACCCCAATCGGAGGACTCGCATTTTTAGCGGGCTGGGTCATGCTTTTTATTGCTGCTTTATCACTATAA
- a CDS encoding GNAT family N-acetyltransferase, translating to MVHTWEEVADNGFIKKSHQPDGDTLYGIDVCVRPKFRGEGVAKALYEARKEYVVHHGLKRFVAGCRIPNFHEHAQSMPVDDYVEKVVAGEIEDLVLSFIIKQGLRVKQIIPNYLEDEESHDYGVIVEWKNPNLS from the coding sequence GTGGTTCATACTTGGGAAGAAGTCGCAGACAATGGTTTCATTAAAAAGAGTCACCAGCCAGATGGAGATACTTTATACGGGATTGATGTATGTGTTCGGCCAAAGTTTCGTGGAGAAGGGGTAGCAAAAGCTCTTTACGAAGCAAGGAAAGAGTATGTCGTACATCATGGCTTAAAACGTTTTGTCGCTGGTTGTCGTATACCTAATTTTCATGAACATGCTCAATCAATGCCTGTAGATGACTATGTGGAAAAAGTGGTTGCAGGTGAAATTGAAGACCTTGTTCTAAGCTTTATAATAAAACAAGGTTTACGCGTCAAACAGATCATTCCTAACTATTTAGAAGACGAAGAATCACACGATTACGGTGTCATCGTAGAATGGAAAAACCCAAACCTTAGCTAA
- a CDS encoding YwdI family protein, with protein sequence MNIPAEIVIEKMEEELQRLKAVIEEQPSSPTYREHAATMKSYCELLLSSEGVRTQEVPKVQHASVADVRGKDEAARVEKQPAKRKQSIYDDGDEPQSDSLFDF encoded by the coding sequence ATGAATATTCCAGCGGAGATTGTCATCGAAAAAATGGAGGAAGAGTTACAACGGTTGAAAGCTGTTATTGAAGAACAGCCCTCCTCACCGACCTACCGTGAACATGCAGCAACGATGAAATCGTATTGTGAGTTGTTGTTATCTTCAGAAGGTGTTCGTACTCAAGAGGTTCCGAAAGTACAACATGCTTCTGTAGCGGATGTACGAGGGAAAGATGAAGCTGCACGTGTTGAGAAACAGCCAGCGAAGAGAAAGCAAAGTATTTATGACGATGGTGACGAACCACAAAGTGACAGTCTATTTGATTTTTAA
- a CDS encoding M3 family oligoendopeptidase: MGNKFSEVWDLDTIFPGGSSSKEYQQFLTELEKELVSFQQKLDQLKGETNVETWAEMIVETQEIGKKVREGGAFVSCLTAQNVKDDDAKLLTGRIKQLSSLYSAVLTSIDEQLLAFSDEQWEHFIELDDMKPLIYNLNERRENAKDKLPGDKEKLIQALSVDGYHAWGDFYNTIVGRMTVDIEEDGQTKTLSVGQAQNKMGDKNRAVRTHVFEQNEKAWAKESELFANTLNHLAGFRLQTYEARGWEDVLKEPLQINRMQKETLEVMWDTITENKPAFTKYLERKAELLGLERLDMVDISAPLSENVEEVSYDQAADMISEQFHSFSPKMADFAKMAFEKSWIEAESRPGKRPGGFCTSFPVSEESRIFMTYDGSASNVATLAHELGHAYHQHVMNDLPQMAQRYAMNVAETASTFAEMIVADATVKNAKTKEAKIQLLDDKLNRSIAFFMNIHARFLFETRFYEERKKGLVSVHRLNELMLEAQKEAYCDSLGKYSPHFWASKLHFHITGVPFYNFPYTFGYLFSMGIYAKAAEGGEDFEDRYISLLRDTGRMEVEDLAQKHLDVDITNPEFWQKAIDLIKEDLDTFMELTEQ, from the coding sequence ATGGGTAATAAATTTAGTGAAGTATGGGATTTAGATACAATTTTCCCTGGGGGAAGCAGTTCAAAAGAATATCAGCAATTTTTAACAGAGCTAGAAAAAGAGTTAGTTTCATTTCAACAAAAATTAGATCAGTTGAAAGGTGAAACAAATGTTGAAACGTGGGCTGAAATGATCGTAGAAACACAAGAAATTGGTAAGAAAGTCCGTGAAGGTGGAGCATTTGTAAGCTGTCTCACTGCTCAAAATGTAAAAGATGATGACGCAAAGCTATTAACAGGGAGAATTAAACAATTGTCTTCTCTTTACTCTGCCGTTTTAACATCAATTGATGAGCAATTGTTGGCGTTTTCCGACGAACAATGGGAGCATTTCATCGAATTAGATGATATGAAACCTCTTATTTACAATTTAAATGAACGTCGAGAAAATGCGAAAGATAAGCTACCTGGTGATAAGGAAAAACTTATTCAAGCCCTTTCTGTAGACGGATACCATGCATGGGGAGACTTTTACAACACGATTGTTGGCCGAATGACAGTTGACATTGAAGAAGATGGTCAAACAAAAACGTTATCTGTTGGACAAGCGCAAAATAAAATGGGTGATAAAAACCGAGCGGTAAGAACACACGTGTTTGAACAAAATGAAAAGGCATGGGCAAAAGAATCAGAGCTGTTTGCAAATACATTAAACCACTTAGCTGGATTCAGACTGCAAACTTACGAAGCGAGAGGCTGGGAAGATGTATTAAAAGAGCCGCTGCAAATTAATCGTATGCAAAAGGAAACTCTCGAAGTGATGTGGGATACGATTACCGAAAATAAGCCTGCATTTACGAAATATTTAGAGCGTAAAGCTGAACTTCTTGGTCTTGAGCGCCTTGATATGGTTGATATTAGTGCGCCATTATCAGAAAATGTAGAAGAAGTTAGTTATGATCAGGCAGCTGATATGATTTCAGAGCAGTTTCACTCGTTCAGTCCGAAAATGGCTGATTTTGCGAAAATGGCGTTTGAAAAAAGTTGGATTGAAGCTGAAAGTCGTCCAGGTAAACGTCCAGGAGGTTTTTGTACGAGCTTCCCAGTTTCCGAGGAATCCCGTATATTTATGACGTATGATGGTTCGGCTTCTAATGTTGCTACATTGGCTCACGAATTAGGACATGCTTATCATCAGCACGTAATGAATGATCTTCCGCAAATGGCGCAAAGATATGCAATGAACGTAGCAGAAACGGCCTCTACTTTTGCAGAAATGATCGTTGCTGATGCAACAGTGAAGAATGCGAAAACGAAAGAGGCAAAAATACAGCTGCTAGATGACAAACTAAATCGAAGTATTGCTTTCTTTATGAACATTCATGCACGTTTCTTGTTTGAAACAAGATTTTATGAAGAGCGTAAAAAAGGACTTGTGAGTGTTCACCGTTTAAATGAGTTGATGCTAGAAGCGCAAAAAGAGGCATATTGTGATTCACTTGGCAAATATTCACCACACTTCTGGGCTTCAAAGCTTCATTTCCATATTACTGGTGTACCGTTCTATAACTTCCCGTATACTTTCGGTTACTTATTTAGTATGGGGATATATGCTAAAGCTGCTGAAGGTGGAGAAGACTTCGAGGATCGTTATATTTCCTTACTACGGGATACAGGACGTATGGAGGTAGAAGACCTAGCACAGAAACATTTAGATGTAGACATCACAAACCCAGAATTTTGGCAGAAAGCAATTGATTTAATTAAGGAAGATTTAGACACATTTATGGAATTAACAGAACAATAA
- a CDS encoding NAD(P)H-binding protein: protein MKKALIAGATGLIGKHVVQQLIEREEYDEIRLITRKKTPFKHEKVTEYIIDFKELDQYAHLFAGINDVFVCLGTTMKKAKTKKQFMKVDFTYPLKIATLSEERGVNKMLTVTAIGSDRESRLFYNRVKGKLEEALVKVNIPSLHIFRPSLLTGEREEFRPGEKMASYVSAPISLFLAGPFEKYKPVKAHYVAAVMCAIAKEDSKGVHIYESDKIRQLGQVLFHD from the coding sequence TTGAAAAAAGCCTTAATTGCCGGAGCAACAGGACTTATCGGTAAACACGTCGTTCAGCAGCTAATTGAAAGGGAAGAGTACGATGAAATCCGCTTAATAACAAGAAAGAAGACCCCATTTAAACATGAAAAGGTTACTGAATATATTATTGATTTTAAAGAACTAGATCAATATGCACACCTTTTTGCTGGTATTAATGACGTTTTTGTATGTCTAGGAACGACAATGAAAAAGGCAAAAACAAAAAAACAGTTTATGAAAGTCGACTTTACATATCCATTAAAGATCGCAACACTCTCTGAAGAAAGGGGAGTCAATAAGATGTTGACTGTTACCGCAATTGGTTCAGATCGTGAATCGCGATTATTTTACAACCGCGTCAAAGGCAAATTAGAAGAGGCTTTAGTCAAAGTAAATATTCCATCACTCCACATTTTTCGACCGTCGCTTTTAACAGGTGAGAGAGAAGAGTTCCGACCAGGAGAAAAGATGGCTTCGTATGTTAGTGCTCCAATCTCACTTTTTCTCGCTGGCCCTTTTGAAAAATATAAGCCTGTTAAAGCTCACTATGTAGCAGCGGTCATGTGCGCAATTGCTAAAGAAGATAGTAAAGGTGTCCACATTTACGAATCAGACAAGATCCGACAGCTCGGCCAAGTATTATTTCACGATTAA